TGAGGGGAAACCTGCCTGTTAAGGAAAAGGAGATGCTGAAATTCTGGGAAGAAAATAAGGTTTATCAGAAGCTTGTCTGGAAGAGCAAGGACAGCCCTTCTTTTATTCTCCATGACGGTCCTCCCTATGCGAACGGGAACATCCATCTCGGCACAGCGCTGAACAAGATTCTCAAAGACATTATTATCAAGTCAAAATTCATGTCCGGCTACAGGTCAGACTATGTGCCCGGCTGGGACTGTCATGGATTGCCCATAGAACATCAGATAGAAAAGCAGACCAAAGAAAAGAAGCTTTCTTTGTCAAAACTGGAGATACGGCATAAATGCAGGGCTTACGCAGAAGGTTTCATCGATATACAGAGAAATGAGTTTAAAAGGCTCGGGGTTTTAGGAGATTGGGAACATCCTTATATAACAATGGATTACGATTACCAGTCGACCATTATCGAGGAGTTGCAAAAGTTCTTCGAGAGGGGCGAGGTGTATAGAAAGAAAAAACCCGTTCACTGGTGTATGAGCTGCATGACGGCCCTTGCAGAGGCTGAAATAGAATATGAAACAAAGAAGTCCAACTCTATTTATGTAAAATTCCCTTATATTGGCGAGAGAAAAGAGACGTTTCCAAATTATCCGGAAAAACCGGTTTTTATGCTTATATGGACGACAACGCCCTGGACGCTGCCTGCAAACCTGGCCATAGCAATAAATCCTGATTTTACATACATCTCCGTTGAAACAGAAGATGCCGTGTTGATCGTGCTGAAAGACCTGCTCGAAGACATCACCGCACGGGCAGGCATAAAAGATTGTAAGGTAATAGAAGAGATTGAGCCTGAAAGGCTGAAGGGGCTCAAGTTCAGACATCCCTTTGTGGAGAGGGATTCTGTAATCGTATTTGCTGATTATGTGGCGAATGATACAGGAACAGGGTCTGTCCACATTGCGCCGGGGCATGGCGAGGAAGACTACGAGACTGGGCTTGAATATGGGCTTGATGTCTATTCGCCGGTGAATGGCAAGGGCGAATTCATTGATGAAGTTGAATTTTTTAGGGGGATGAATGTATTCGACAGCAATCCTCATGTCATAAAGAAGCTGGAAGAACTTGGCCGGCTCCTGCACAAGGAGGAGATCGAGCATTCCTACCCTCATTGCTGGCGGTGCAAAAAGCCGGTAATTTTCAGGGCAACGGAGCAGTGGTTTATATCCCTTGACAGGAACGGATTAAGGCAGAACGGACTTGCTGAGATAGACAGGGTGGAATGGGTACCCTCATGGGGAAGGGACCGCATATACAACATGCTTCTTATGAGGCCGGACTGGTGCATTTCACGCCAGAGAACGTGGGGCATTCCTATTACAATTTTTTACTGCGAACAGTGCGGGGAGCCATTCTGGAGCAAAGAAACATTCCAGAACGTAATCAAGGCAGTCAGGGAATACGGCGCCGACGTGTGGTTCGAGAAGGAATCGTCCTTTTTTCTGCCCGGAGATGCCAAATGTGGCCATTGTGGCAATGGGACGTTTATCAAAGAAGAAGACATTACTGATGTTTGGTTTGATTCCGGTGTGAGCTGGGCTGCTGTGTGCAAGAAGAGGGGAGAGCTGAAATATCCGGCAGATATGTACCTTGAAGGGAGCGACCAGCACCGCGGATGGTTTCACAGCTCACTTTTGACATCTGTGGGCAATGAGCGCCATGCCCCCTATAAAACCGTGCTGACACACGGTTTCGTTGTGGATGGCACAGGGCGGAAGATGTCCAAATCTCTTGGGAACGTTATCGCCCCTGAGGAGATTATCGAGAAATACGGAGCAGAGATCTTGCGGCTCTGGGTTACCTATGAAGATTACAGAGATGATATAAAGATTTCCAAGGATATTATAAACCGGCTCATCGAAACATACAGGAGGATACGGAATACGTTGAGATTCCTCCATGCGAATATAAACGATGACTTTAACCCTGAAACCGATGCTGTGCCATATGAAAAGCTGTCATCCCTTGACAAATGGATGCTGTCGAGGCTGAACAGGCTTATTGACAGGGTTTCCAATGCCTACAATGATTATTCCTTCCATACAATCTATCATAGTCTGCACAATTTCTGTGCTGTAGACCTGAGTGCGCTCTATCTCGACATTGTAAAGGACAGGATATATGTGGAAAACAAAAATGCTGTAAAAAGAAGGGCATCCCAGACGGTGATTCTTGAAACGCTCATTTCATTTGTGAAACTTCTGGCGCCTGTATTGTCATCCACCGCTGAAGAAATGTGGTCATATCTAAGAGGTTATGTAAAGGAAGAGAGCGTGTTCCTCGCAACATTCCCATCAGTGCGGAAGGAATACATCAATACGGAAATCGAGGAAGAATGGGCAAAGATATGGGACATGAGGGAGCTGATCAATAAAAAGATTGAAGAGAAAAGAGTGGAAAAGGTGATAGGCCATTCCCTTGATGCCAAAGTTGTTATCACTCTGCCGGAAAATGAGTACCTTTTATTAAAAAAAGTGGGCGAAGAACTGAAAGATATTATTATTGTGTCTCAGGTCGAACTTCAACAAGGGGATGAGGTAGACATTGCCGTCCGGAAGGCAGAGGGTGAAAAATGCGAACGATGCTGGCAGTATACGACGGAAATGACTATTTCTGAAAAATTCCCCCGCGTGTGTAAGAGATGCGAAAGTATCTTGTCTTCCTTGTAGTCCCGGCAATCTTTCTCATTGACAGGCTCACGAAGATACTCATTGTTCAAGATGTCGATTATCTCGGGAGTATCACCATTACCCCATTTTTTTCAATAGTCCATGCAAGAAATTATGGCGGGGCTTTCAGCCTGTTATCACAGCACCCCTTTGCAAAATATATCTTTACGCTCCTCCCTCTCGCTATTATCGGGGTTCTGATTTACGTTGTCCTTGCCTATCATTTTGAATTCTCGAAAAAGTTCTCATTAGTCTGCATACTCTCGGGCGCTATTGGCAATATATATGACAGATTAGCGCAAGGGTATGTGGTAGATTTTTTAGATTTCTATTATAACAGGTACCACTGGCCGGCATTCAATGTGGCGGATATTTCCATCTCATTCGGGATATGCCTGTGGTTGTACGTGGAGCTGACAGATTCGTTGAGAAAGGCCCGAAGGACGAGGAAGGCATGAAAATAAATCCTAAATCCCAATATCTAAATTCTAAACTTTGTTAATTTGAATTTTGTATATTTGTGCTTATTTGGAATTTGGTGCTTGGTGCTTGGTGTTTGAAATTTGAGGTTATCAGATGGATGACGAATTACTTGAAGAGGAAAAGAAATTGAGGCGGCTGCGCTTTATTGTGGATTTTGCCATTGAGTATATCCGGTCGCAGGATGTCTCCCATGATGAGGCCATTGCAATTGTGGAAGGCGTTAGGAAACATGCGTTGAAATTATTCCCAGGCAAAGACGAAGCCTTTGATATCATGTACATGCAGCGTTTTAAAAGATTATTGAATGAGAAGTATAAAAGAGCATGAAAGATACCATCATAAAAGAAATCAGAGAATTTACCGTTTTATCAGGGCATAATCGCTTAAAAACCGGTGATGCCGGATATTTTGATGAGCCGCTCGTGGGTTTTGCCAGTGGGTTTGACCCTCTTTTTCAGGAATACAAGAACATTATCGGGGAATTTCATTTTACTCCGAAAGAAGTTTTTGAAGATGAATTCGGGGACGGAAGCTTAACGAGAAGCACACTAACGGTGATCAGTTGGATTCTGCCGATAAGTGACACCGTTATTAAAAGCAACAGAAGGCAAAAACTTTTTCCTTCCAGGGAATGGGCACATACACGGTACTATGGAGAGTTTTTCAACAACGAATTAAAAAGACATGTGACGGATTTTTTGAAGGAGATGGGATACAGGAGTGTTGCGCCGTCATTAAGCAGAAAGTGGGAGCGTCTTTATGACCACAGGGTTGGACATGCATCAAGATGGTCCGAGAGGCATGCTGCATATGCCGCTGGATTGGGTACTTTCAGCCTCAGTGATGGCCTTATAACCGTTAGAGGGATTGCCGCCCACCGTGTCGGAAGTATTATTACAGAACTCGAGCTTGAGCCTGTTGTAAGACCTTACAAGGGTGTTTACGACTATTGTTTGAAAAAGAATGCAGGTACATGCGGTGTATGTATAAAACGTTGTCCGGCAGGTGCAATTACCGAAAACGGCCATAATAAAGATTTATGTTTTCAATACAGCCGTGAAAAAATCAGTCCGGCAGTCAATGAGAAATATGAAGTCTCCATAGCAGGGTGCGGCCTCTGCCAGACGAAGGTCCCATGCGAACGGACTATACCGTAAAAACCGTAAACCGTAAATTGTGAATAGTGAAAGGGGTAAGGGGTCAAGGGTTCAAGGGGAATAGCCTTCATTATCACGAAGAGAACTCATCTGAACCCAAATCTGTCATTGGGAAGGTGTCGGGGTATCCCGGAGCAAACCGTCGTGGAGGCGAGGAAGCTTGGCCTTTTGCATAAGCAAAAGTTCCGAAGCGGAACGCGAGCGAATGGAGCCGCCGGAGCGGAATGAGCGTGTTTGCGAGGGATTATCCGACACCGATAGTGATTCTAATGATAAATCCGGGTTGAACTATTTTATTGAAAAGTATGCACTTGTGTAATAATCTTCATGTATTAATGTAGGAAGCAATATTCTTCATTCTACATTCTTAATTCTACATTATCTTAGTGGAGGACATGATGAGATCGGATAGAATGAAAAAGGGGATTGAGAAAGCGCCCCACAGGAGTCTTCTGAACGCTTTGGGTTACCTCAGGGAGGAGCTTGAACAGCACATAGTCGGTGTTGTCAATTCTGCAAATGATTTAATCCCCGGACATATGCACCTTGATAAGATTTGTCAGGCCGTTAAAGACGGCGTAAGGATGGCTGGCGGAACGCCTATGGAATTTTCGACCATAGGGATCTGTGATGGTATCGCTATGGGCCATGAGGGCATGAAATACTCCCTGGGTTCAAGAGAATTGATATGCGACTCAGTGGAGGTTATGGCAAAGGCATACCCATTTGATGGTCTTGTTTTGATTCCCAATTGCGACAAGATAATTCCGGGGATGATGATGGCCGCAATGAGACTGAATATCCCCTGCATCATGATAAGCGGAGGGCCTATGCTTGCCGGACGGCATAAAGGGAAAATCGTGGATCTCATAACCGTATTTGAAGGGGTCGGAAAAGTGGCAGGAGGCCACATGACTGAGGAGGAACTCTATGAGCTGGAAGAGTGCGCATGCCCCGGAGCGGGATCATGCAGTGGCATGTTTACCGCAAACTCCATGAACTGTCTCTCAGAGGCACTGGGTATTGCACTTCCCGGCAACGGCACCATACCTGCGGTCCATTCAAACAGGATAAGGCTTGCCAAAAGAGCGGGCATTAAAATTCTTGAGCTTATAAAGAAAGACATTAAACCACGGGATGTGATGACAAGGGATGCCTTTAAGAATGCCATAACAGTGGATATGGCATTCGGCGGTTCTTCAAATACTGCACTCCATCTTCCTGCTATAGCACACGAGGGAGACATTACATTAGAACTTTCCCTTTTTGACGAAATTTCTGAAAAGGTGCCTCACTTATGTAACATGAGCCCTGCAGGCTCTCACCACCTTGAAGATTTGGATGATGCAGGCGGGGTATTTGCTATCATGAAAGAACTTTCCAAAAAGAACCTTATTCATAAAGAATGTCTAACGGTTGAGGGAAGAAAGGTAGGAGACATTCTGAAACTTGCGACAGTGAATGATACAACCGTAATAAGACCACTCGATAGTCCCTACCATGATAAGGGCGGTCTCGCTGTGCTGAGCGGCAGCCTTGCACCGGATGGCTCTATAGTAAAGAGGATCGGAGTATCAGAAAGTATATGGCATTTCGAAGGCAAGGCACGTGTGTTTGACAGTGAGGAAGAGGCAGGGGCGGCAATCATGGAAGGAAAAATATGGGCCGGAGATGCGGTGATCATACGGTACGAGGGACCAAAGGGTGGACCGGGCATGAGGGAAATGCTTACGCCTACAAGCATTCTTGCAGGAAGAGGGCTTGATACCGTCTGTGCTCTAATCACGGATGGGAGGTTTTCGGGTGGTACAAGAGGTCTCTGTGTAGGCCATGTATCCCCTGAGGCGGCTGAAGGCGGACCCATTGCATTTGTAAAAGATGGAGACAAAATAGAAATCGATCTTAATAAAAAGACAATCGATATCAATGTTCCAGAGAAAGAGATGGAAAAACGCAAGGCAGCATGGAAGAAACCTGAGCCCAAAATTAAGGAAGGATACATGGCACGGTACGCAAGGCTGGTAACAAGCGCAGCCACAGGGGCAGTTTTTAAAACGGATGAAGATTGATAACGGTATGCTTCTGTAATGAAACTTCAAGCTAAACTCTTAATCCTTTTTACCCTTGTCATTGCTATCTTTATTACGGGACTCCTCTATCTGAACAGTATCCAGATGAAGCAGGCGTATAAGCTCCATCTGGAAAAAGAGCAGGAGAAATTATTACTTTACAATGAAATCGTGAAGCTAAAAGGCATGTCCACGGAATACAAATCTTTTGATACTGCCTTCTGGAAGAAGATACTCGAAATAACAAACTGGAATATGCTGATGAGCATTATTTTTGTAGCGCTCCTGATGATCTTTCTCTTCATCACTTTAGCGAGGTGGGTAAACGTTCCCCTCAGTTTAATCGAAAAAAGCCTGAACAATGAAGACCCATTGCCCATAAAGCCTCTCCAGAATGACCGTTCAGAATTCGGCAGGCTTGCCACAATGATTCTCGGGTTTTTTCAGCAGAAAGAGGAATTGCAGGTTGCATATAAAGAGCTGCAAAAGATGGACAAAATGAAGACAGATTTTTTGTCCACGGTATCTCATGAACTGAGGACACCGCTTACTTCGGTTCTCGGATTTGCCGAGATCACGAAGAAGAAATTGAAGGAGACTATTTTCCCTCAGATTACATCTGACGACAAAAAGGTGCAAAAGGTGATTTCACAGGTCAGCAATAACCTTGAAATCATAGCAGCAGAAGGTAACAGATTGGCGACATTGATAAATGATCTCCTCGATATTGCAAAGATGGAGGCGGGGAAGGTTGAGTGGAAACGCAGTCCTTTTTCCGTGGAAGATGTTGTAGACCATGCAACGGCCGCAACGATGGCGCTTTTCAAAGAGAGAAAAATCCATCTTATCAAAGAGGTTGAGCCTGGTCTGCCGGAAGTGACAGGAGATAGAGACAGGGTCATTCAGGTAGTGATAAACCTCATTTCAAATGCCTCGAAATTTACAGAAGAAGGTTTCGTAAAGTGCAAGGCAGCCAGGAGAGAAGACGAAATTGTTATCAGCATAATCGACTCCGGAATGGGTATCCCGAAAGAAGACCATGCAAAAATATTCGAAAAGTTCAGACAGGCAGGTGATGTACTCACGGGTAAGCCTATGGGAACAGGTCTTGGCCTTACCATATGTAAACAGATTGTGGAACATCATGGGGGAAAAATTTGGGTTGAGAGTGAGCCGGGCGAAGGAAGCTCCTTTTCATTCACCTTGCCTCTCAGTACTCAAATATAAACCGGAGGCGGAAGTATAAATGGCCCAAGTGAAAATCAGCAGGATTCTTTCCAAGGGTGATGTGGTTTCGTGCATTTATGCTGTTATAAATTCGCTGAGACTTTCCTTGAGGATAGAGGATGCCGCCAATAATGTGCTCATAGGTAGTAACGATATTCACCCTTCTTCAAGTTTTCCTATAACATGCGGGGATGAGGTAATAGGATGGGTAAAAGGTGATGAGATGGCATCGATTGTAGCATCGTTCCTCAATATCCTTGCAAATGCAGAATTTGAAAAGAAGGTTTTAGCTCAGGAGGCTTTGAGCAAATACAAGGAATTAGCGATGCTCTACGATTTTACAGAGAGGATAGCTACCTGCCGGAGCAAAAAAGAGGTCGGACAATTAGTAGTTGAAGAGGCCCGTAAATTTATTAATGGAGATAACATATCGATTATGTTGATTGACGATGAATCGCAGACGATGGAGATAATCGCTGCATCAGGGAGTGAGGTATATCCCAAAATCAAACTGAAAGCAGGAGAGGGCATAGCTGGTAGCGTGATACTGAGCGGAAAGGCCCAGATAATAAATGATGTGAGTTCCGATCCGAGATATAAAGCGGGGAAAAACAAGGTTTCTTCTTTGGTGTGTGCCCCTTTGAAGATAAACGACAGGGTTCTGGGAGTCATCAATATAAGCAGCGAAGTGCCGTATCAATATTCATCGATGGATTTAAAACTATTTTCTGCTCTTGCCCTGCAAGCGGCAGTATCCATAGAAAACGCAATCTTTTATGAAAACTTAAGAGAAACTTTTATTACCACGATACAAACACTTGCTGAGACAGTTGAAAAGAGGGATCGTTATACGGGTGGCCATATAACGAGGGTTATGAACTATAGCACCCTTATCGGACATGAGCTTGGCCTTTCTGATGAAGAGATGCAGCGCCTTGTTTTTGCTGCAATACTCCATGATATCGGAAAGATAGGCATAAGAGATATGATTTTACTCAAGACCGGAAAGCTTACCGATGAAGAATATGCGGAGATTAAAAAACATCCAATTTATGGGGAAGAGATATTAAAGCCTATAAAACAGCTTAAAAACATCATCCCTGGCATAAAACAGCACCATGAGCGGTTTGACGGGAGTGGTTATCCGGAAGGGCTGAGAAAGGATGACATAGATATGATTGCACGTATCATCTCTGTTGCTGATACATTCGATGCTATGACAACAAACAGACCATATGGATATTGTAAAACCTTTGATGAAACCTTTGAAGAGCTCGAGAAGAATGTCGGGACACAGCTTGATCCCGACGTGGTTGCAGCCTTTTTGCGGGTATACGAAAAGAATAAAACGCTAAGTCTGGAGGCGTAATATGCCAAGAATATTGATAGTTGACGATGAGCCCCACATAAGGCTCCTCCTCGAACAAACCATGGAAGAGCTTGAAGACGAGGGCGTGGAGTTACTGACCGCCAGCAATGGAATTGATGCCCTTAGCATCATTAAGGAAAAAAAACCTGAACTGATTTTCATCGATGTGATGATGCCGGGTATGAGCGGTTTCGAGGTGTGTAACAAGGTTAAAAATGAATTGGGTATGAAGGAATTGTACATGATCATGCTCACGGCAAAAGGACAGGAAGTAGACAGGGAGCAGGGGATTAAGTCAGGTGCAGACATCTATATGACGAAGCCATTCAATCCCGACGATGTATTAAAAAAAGCACGAGAAGTGTTGGGATTAGTATAAAGTGAAAAGTGAAAAATAGAAGACAGGGGTCGGGAAGCAGGGGTCAGGTAGCCGCAGGCTTCAGCCTGCGTACTGACAGCCGACAACTGACAGCTAAAAGCTGAAGACAGGAAACAGGGGTTAGGAAGTTCTTGACAACTGACAGCCGACCCCTGATCCCTGACAACTGAAGGCAGGTGGATACATGGATGCTAAGATTATTGATGAAATAGTACAGATTGTAGGAAAGAAAAATGCCCTTACAGCGCTGGAGGACAGAAAGTGCTATTCATACGATGCAAGGACAGATGGCGTAGCGCCGGACATGGTTGTATTCCCTTCCTCTGCAGAAGAGGTTTCGCAGATACTCATCCTGGCAAACAGGCATGTATTCCCGGTGATCCCGAGAGGGCAGGGGACAGGTCTTACCGGCGGTTCTGTTCCTGTGAACGGAGGTGTTGTACTTGTATTTACAAGGATGAACAAAATCCTCGAGATTGACACGGAAAACCTTATTGCTATAGTTGAGCCCGGTGCAATCACCTTCGAGATTCAGGAGGAAGTGGCAAGGTATGGACTTTTCTACCCCCCTGATCCGGCCTCTTACAAGTATTCAAGTATAGGGGGAAATGCTGCTGAGTGTGCGGGTGGGCCAAATTCATTGAAGTATGGTGTTACGAGGGATTATGTCCTTGGACTGGAGGTTGTCCAACCTACCGGTGAGATTATAAATACCGGTGTAAAAACCATGAAGGGTGTGGTCGGTTACGACTTAACGAGGCTTTTTGTGGGGAGTGAGGGTACTTTGGGTGTTATCACAAAGATTATTTTAAAGCTCGTCCCCCTGCCTGAAGCAAAGGCAACGATACTGGCCCTTTTCAGAGAGGTAGAAGAGGCAGCAGAGTCAGTTTCTGCTATAATTGCCGCCCGGATTGTACCATCAGCCATTGAATTCATGGATAAGGCATCTATTAAATGCAGTGAGCAGGCAAATCCCATGGGTTTTCCTGAAGGATTAGGGGGATTGTTGCTGATTGAGGTTGATGGTGACAATGAATCCATTCAATCACAGGCCAAAAAGGTACAGAAGATTATTCTTGAGAAGAATGCTGTTCAGTGTACCATGACTCAGGACCCGAAGGAAGCGGATACGCTATGGAAGGCGAGACGGACCCTTTCCCAGGCAACATATAATTTGAATCCTGTGAAGATAGCTGAGGATGTGGTGGTGCCGCGCTCCAAAATTCCGACCCTCATCCGGGCGCTTGAAGAGATGGAGAAGAGGTTTGGCATCCCGATTTTGAGCTTTGGACATGCAGGCGACGGGAATTTTCATGTGAGCATCATGATCAAAGATACCCCTGAAGACAGAGAAAAGGCGGAAGAGGCGGTAAAAGAGATTTTTACTGAAACAATAAGGCTCGGCGGTACCCTCTCAGGCGAACACGGGATAGGTCTTTCCAAGGCAGCCTATCTGGGGATGGAACTTTCGCCTGAGGTGATGAACACCATGAAAAAGATTAAAAGGCTTTTTGATCCGAATAATATCCTCAATCCTGGCAAAATATTTGCGGTGTGAATGTATCAACCTTGTATCTCTGCTTAAAGCGAGACATTGAAAAATATTATTCATAAAAAAAATTGCAAAAACGTTTGGTTTATGATAATAAAGTATGTGAAATAATTCTTTTGGCTAGACCAAAAAGGGGTTAGAAGATGGTTGATTTTAATTATACCATACTTATTCAGTTTGCAAATTTTCTTGTCCTTCTTTTCCTTTTGAACATCTTATTGTTCAAACCGGTTTTGAAGGCTATAGGCAAACGTGACGTCACAATCAGCTCTCTTTTTGGAAAGTCGCAGGACATCAGGGAAGACCTTGGCAATCTCGAAAGATCCTACGATGAAAAAATAAAGGAAAGAAAAAGGCCAATCCTTGAATCAAAGGATGCCCTGCTGAACGAGGCCCGCACCAATTCAATGCACATTATTGAAAAGACAAGGGTTG
This genomic window from Pseudomonadota bacterium contains:
- the ileS gene encoding isoleucine--tRNA ligase; amino-acid sequence: MDYKDTLNLPKTPFPMRGNLPVKEKEMLKFWEENKVYQKLVWKSKDSPSFILHDGPPYANGNIHLGTALNKILKDIIIKSKFMSGYRSDYVPGWDCHGLPIEHQIEKQTKEKKLSLSKLEIRHKCRAYAEGFIDIQRNEFKRLGVLGDWEHPYITMDYDYQSTIIEELQKFFERGEVYRKKKPVHWCMSCMTALAEAEIEYETKKSNSIYVKFPYIGERKETFPNYPEKPVFMLIWTTTPWTLPANLAIAINPDFTYISVETEDAVLIVLKDLLEDITARAGIKDCKVIEEIEPERLKGLKFRHPFVERDSVIVFADYVANDTGTGSVHIAPGHGEEDYETGLEYGLDVYSPVNGKGEFIDEVEFFRGMNVFDSNPHVIKKLEELGRLLHKEEIEHSYPHCWRCKKPVIFRATEQWFISLDRNGLRQNGLAEIDRVEWVPSWGRDRIYNMLLMRPDWCISRQRTWGIPITIFYCEQCGEPFWSKETFQNVIKAVREYGADVWFEKESSFFLPGDAKCGHCGNGTFIKEEDITDVWFDSGVSWAAVCKKRGELKYPADMYLEGSDQHRGWFHSSLLTSVGNERHAPYKTVLTHGFVVDGTGRKMSKSLGNVIAPEEIIEKYGAEILRLWVTYEDYRDDIKISKDIINRLIETYRRIRNTLRFLHANINDDFNPETDAVPYEKLSSLDKWMLSRLNRLIDRVSNAYNDYSFHTIYHSLHNFCAVDLSALYLDIVKDRIYVENKNAVKRRASQTVILETLISFVKLLAPVLSSTAEEMWSYLRGYVKEESVFLATFPSVRKEYINTEIEEEWAKIWDMRELINKKIEEKRVEKVIGHSLDAKVVITLPENEYLLLKKVGEELKDIIIVSQVELQQGDEVDIAVRKAEGEKCERCWQYTTEMTISEKFPRVCKRCESILSSL
- the lspA gene encoding signal peptidase II; the protein is MRKYLVFLVVPAIFLIDRLTKILIVQDVDYLGSITITPFFSIVHARNYGGAFSLLSQHPFAKYIFTLLPLAIIGVLIYVVLAYHFEFSKKFSLVCILSGAIGNIYDRLAQGYVVDFLDFYYNRYHWPAFNVADISISFGICLWLYVELTDSLRKARRTRKA
- a CDS encoding epoxyqueuosine reductase, whose product is MKDTIIKEIREFTVLSGHNRLKTGDAGYFDEPLVGFASGFDPLFQEYKNIIGEFHFTPKEVFEDEFGDGSLTRSTLTVISWILPISDTVIKSNRRQKLFPSREWAHTRYYGEFFNNELKRHVTDFLKEMGYRSVAPSLSRKWERLYDHRVGHASRWSERHAAYAAGLGTFSLSDGLITVRGIAAHRVGSIITELELEPVVRPYKGVYDYCLKKNAGTCGVCIKRCPAGAITENGHNKDLCFQYSREKISPAVNEKYEVSIAGCGLCQTKVPCERTIP
- the ilvD gene encoding dihydroxy-acid dehydratase translates to MRSDRMKKGIEKAPHRSLLNALGYLREELEQHIVGVVNSANDLIPGHMHLDKICQAVKDGVRMAGGTPMEFSTIGICDGIAMGHEGMKYSLGSRELICDSVEVMAKAYPFDGLVLIPNCDKIIPGMMMAAMRLNIPCIMISGGPMLAGRHKGKIVDLITVFEGVGKVAGGHMTEEELYELEECACPGAGSCSGMFTANSMNCLSEALGIALPGNGTIPAVHSNRIRLAKRAGIKILELIKKDIKPRDVMTRDAFKNAITVDMAFGGSSNTALHLPAIAHEGDITLELSLFDEISEKVPHLCNMSPAGSHHLEDLDDAGGVFAIMKELSKKNLIHKECLTVEGRKVGDILKLATVNDTTVIRPLDSPYHDKGGLAVLSGSLAPDGSIVKRIGVSESIWHFEGKARVFDSEEEAGAAIMEGKIWAGDAVIIRYEGPKGGPGMREMLTPTSILAGRGLDTVCALITDGRFSGGTRGLCVGHVSPEAAEGGPIAFVKDGDKIEIDLNKKTIDINVPEKEMEKRKAAWKKPEPKIKEGYMARYARLVTSAATGAVFKTDED
- a CDS encoding HD domain-containing protein, which gives rise to MAQVKISRILSKGDVVSCIYAVINSLRLSLRIEDAANNVLIGSNDIHPSSSFPITCGDEVIGWVKGDEMASIVASFLNILANAEFEKKVLAQEALSKYKELAMLYDFTERIATCRSKKEVGQLVVEEARKFINGDNISIMLIDDESQTMEIIAASGSEVYPKIKLKAGEGIAGSVILSGKAQIINDVSSDPRYKAGKNKVSSLVCAPLKINDRVLGVINISSEVPYQYSSMDLKLFSALALQAAVSIENAIFYENLRETFITTIQTLAETVEKRDRYTGGHITRVMNYSTLIGHELGLSDEEMQRLVFAAILHDIGKIGIRDMILLKTGKLTDEEYAEIKKHPIYGEEILKPIKQLKNIIPGIKQHHERFDGSGYPEGLRKDDIDMIARIISVADTFDAMTTNRPYGYCKTFDETFEELEKNVGTQLDPDVVAAFLRVYEKNKTLSLEA
- a CDS encoding response regulator → MPRILIVDDEPHIRLLLEQTMEELEDEGVELLTASNGIDALSIIKEKKPELIFIDVMMPGMSGFEVCNKVKNELGMKELYMIMLTAKGQEVDREQGIKSGADIYMTKPFNPDDVLKKAREVLGLV
- a CDS encoding FAD-binding protein; its protein translation is MDAKIIDEIVQIVGKKNALTALEDRKCYSYDARTDGVAPDMVVFPSSAEEVSQILILANRHVFPVIPRGQGTGLTGGSVPVNGGVVLVFTRMNKILEIDTENLIAIVEPGAITFEIQEEVARYGLFYPPDPASYKYSSIGGNAAECAGGPNSLKYGVTRDYVLGLEVVQPTGEIINTGVKTMKGVVGYDLTRLFVGSEGTLGVITKIILKLVPLPEAKATILALFREVEEAAESVSAIIAARIVPSAIEFMDKASIKCSEQANPMGFPEGLGGLLLIEVDGDNESIQSQAKKVQKIILEKNAVQCTMTQDPKEADTLWKARRTLSQATYNLNPVKIAEDVVVPRSKIPTLIRALEEMEKRFGIPILSFGHAGDGNFHVSIMIKDTPEDREKAEEAVKEIFTETIRLGGTLSGEHGIGLSKAAYLGMELSPEVMNTMKKIKRLFDPNNILNPGKIFAV